The following are encoded in a window of Fusarium verticillioides 7600 chromosome 6, whole genome shotgun sequence genomic DNA:
- a CDS encoding hypothetical protein (At least one base has a quality score < 10), giving the protein MDKYYASFEEPKEYQNMFAYSSRDFFSQNPGSYLIPYHKGLFALSSQRNEQGMQVVAYREEKLTILALLGAIGFAVDQESPTSDALKRRKIMSSPQSKDALEFMQKWMLEYNPSMDINTYPSYC; this is encoded by the exons ATGGACAAATACTATGCTAGCTTCGAGGAACCTAAGGAGTATCAAAACATGTTCGCCTACAGTTCACGCGATTTCTTCAGCCAGAATCCAGGGTCGTATCTTATCCCGTATCATAAGGGTTT GTTTGCATTGTCTAGTCAGAGAAATGAACAAGGGATGCAAGTTGTGGCTTATAGAGAAGAAAAGCTTACCAtacttgctcttcttggagCGATTGGCTTTGCTGTTGATCAAG AAAGCCCAACATCGGACGCCCTTAAGAGACGAAAGATTATGTCTTCACCACAATCGAAGGATGCCCTCGAATTTATGCAAAAATGGATGTTGGAATATAATCCCAGCATGGACATCAACACGTATCCAAGCTACTGCTAA
- a CDS encoding histidyl-tRNA synthetase, producing MPQSELKTAKGTRDWVGRDLLLRDHIFQTISDVFKRHGGVPLDTPVFELRDVLAGKYGEDGKLIYNVEDQGGELLSLRYDLTVPFARWLAMHSNVKQIKRYQIAKVYRRDQPAISRGRLREFYQCDFDIDGVYDAMIPDAEILRIIVEVFRAVKLGIVIKLNHRYILDGLFTVTRVPQEKIRPTSSAVDKLDKAPWEEVKREMRSGGLREMIDVLKGDKELSANEQVQSGLADMDLLARYLTAMDVIDSVSFDLSLARGLDYYTGLIYEVIATTSGRSTQVGSVAAGGRYDNLVGRYGKQAVPCVGLSFGVDRVFTILDAQQKKNTTDFKSEADVYVMAAGGKGFDGLLAERMEVTRQLWDAGIRADFTAKVKPKILQQFNAAKEVPVAVILGQEEIEGGQIRVKDARAGDGDRVEKDRGRLVSRENLVEEVTSLLSKIALEEGQD from the exons ATGCCCCAATCTGAACTCAAGACGGCAAAAGGTACTCGCGACTGGGTTGGCCGTGACCTTTTATTGCGCGATCACATTTT CCAAACAATCAGCGACGTTTTTAAGCGTCACGGCGGCGTTCCCTTGGACACGCCCGTCTTCGAGCTTCGGGACGTCCTGGCTGGGAAGTACGGtgaggatggcaagctcaTCTACAATGTCGAAGACCAGGGAGGCGAGCTTTTATCGTTGCGATATGACTTGACGGTTCCCTTTGCTCGTTGGTTAGCCATGCACAGCAACGTCAAGCAAATCAAGCGCTACCAGATCGCCAAGGTGTACCGTCGAGATCAGCCTGCCATCTCTCGTGGCAGACTTCGAGAGTTTTATCAATGCGATTTTGACATTGACGGTGTGTATGACGCCATGATTCCTGATGCTGAGATACTCCGCATTATTGTCGAAGTGTTTAGAGCAGTCAAGCTCGGCATTGTCATCAAACTTAACCACAGATACATCCTCGACGGCTTGTTTACCGTTACTAGAGTTCCCCAAGAAAAGATCAGGCCCACCAGCTCAGCAGTAGATAAGCTGGACAAGGCCCCGTGGGAAGAGGTTAAGAGAGAGATG CGCAGTGGCGGCTTGCGTGAGATGATCGATGTTCTCAAAGGGGACAAAGAGCTGTCTGCAAATGAACAAGTGCAAAGCGGCCTCGCCGACATGGACCTTCTCGCCCGTTACCTCACGGCAATGGACGTCATCGACAGTGTATCCTTCGATCTTTCACTCGCACGTGGCCTCGACTATTACACCGGATTGATATACGAAGTCATCGCGACTACCTCAGGTCGATCCACTCAAGTCGGCAGCGTTGCTGCTGGTGGGCGCTACGACAACCTCGTAGGCAGGTATGGCAAACAAGCCGTGCCTTGCGTCGGCCTCTCCTTTGGAGTAGACCGTGTCTTTACTATATTGGACGCTcaacaaaagaaaaacacCACAGATTTCAAGAGCGAGGCCGATGTGTACGTCATGGCAGCTGGTGGGAAAGGCTTCGATGGTCTGCTAGCCGAACGCATGGAAGTGACTCGACAGCTTTGGGACGCAGGTATTAGAGCTGATTTCACTGCCAAAGTGAAGCCCAAGATACTTCAACAGTTCAACGCTGCCAAGGAAGTGCCTGTTGCTGTGATTCTTGGTCAAGAGGAAATTGAAGGTGGCCAGATCAGGGTGAAGGATGCACGAGCCGGTGACGGGGATAGAGTCGAGAAAGATCGCGGTCGACTTGTTTCTAGAGAGAATCTTGTCGAAGAGGTGACGAGTCTCTTATCAAAGATAGCACTAGAGGAAGGTCAAGATTAG
- a CDS encoding aldehyde dehydrogenase (NAD+) has translation MSKEITSPRPYTSETECLQYHSQLFKTFATGKTKSIKWRKWQLKQMWWMLVDNEKAIAEALAVDLGRHEFEALTSDLHGLKADILEHLNHVEEWAADEPVSSAGFLMGTLGKARIRKEPLGVVLVIGAWNFPFLLTLQPVIAAITAGCCVVVKPSELSVASQNLMQDLVGRYLDPEAIRLVTGGPQETTKLLELKFNHIFFTGSTKVAKYVAAAAAKHLTPTVLELGGQGPAIVTAKADLDLAAKRIAYAKFLNAGQICLSVNHVFVDPEVHDAFVQRLHHWTQQFSGGESSHMCKIVNKRNFERLSGLLEKTSGKVFQASGKGGDNMLSPTVVTDVSVDDSLLSEELFGPICPVIKATYKGAVRQTNSGPHPLAIYIFSSDRSEINYVLQNTISGGVTINDVLMHYGVPGAPFGGVGDSGQGYYHGKYGFMAFTHQRTILEMPTWMDKLMAFRYPPFDMKNMSNFVVKNNLGFRRGETMEDQVVGGSRSWLWAATGVLVASAIGVVVKNRQNVHELFL, from the exons ATGTCCAAAGAAATCACATCCCCGCGACCCTATACCTCCGAGACAGAATGTCTTCAATACCACTCCCAGCTTTTCAAGACCTTCGCTACCGGAAAGACGAAAAGTATCAAATGGCGAAAATGGCAGCTTAAGCAAATGTGGTGGATGCTCGTCGACAACGAAAAGGCCATTGCCGAAGCACTAGCAGTTGATCTCGGACGCCACGAGTTCGAAGCCCTGACATCAGATCTTCATGGCTTAAAGGCCGATATCCTCGAACACCTGAACCATGTGGAAGAATGGGCTGCTGATGAGCCAGTGTCTTCCGCTGGATTCCTTATGGGAACACTGGGAAAAGCGCGCATCCGAAAGGAGCCTCTTGGTGTCGTTTTGGTCATCGGAGCATGGAACTTTCCGTTCCTGCTTACGTTGCAGCCCGTTATTGCTGCTATAACCGCCGGTTGCTGTGTTGTTGTCAAACCATCTGAGTTATCAGTTGCTTCTCAGAACCTCATGCAAGATCTTGTAGGACGGTATCTTGACCCAGAAGCCATTAGACTCGTCACAGGAGGACCGCAGGAAACAACAAAACTGCTCGAACTCAAGTTCAATcacatcttcttcactggcTCAACAAAGGTGGCGAAATatgttgctgcagctgcagcgaAGCACCTCACCCCGACAGTTTTGGAACTCGGTGGTCAGGGGCCAGCGATAGTGACTGCGAAAGctgaccttgatcttgcggCTAAGCGTATTGCCTACGCCAAGTTTCTTAACGCAGGGCAGATATGTCTCTCAGTTAACCACGTTTTCGTCGATCCAGAGGTTCACGATGCTTTTGTGCAGAGATTGCATCACTGGACTCAGCAATTCTCTGGTGGAGAGTCAAGCCATATGTGCAAGATCGTCAATAAGCGCAACTTTGAACGCTTATCGGGCTTATTGGAGAAGACTTCTGGAAAGGTGTttcaagcttctggaaagGGAGGGGACAATATGCTGAGCCCAACTGTTGTTACAGACGTGAGCGTAGATG ATTCGCTTTTAAGTGAGGAGTTGTTTGGTCCCATTTGTCCAGTCATCAAAGCGACGTACAAGGGTGCGGTTCGCCAGACCAATAG tggtcctcatcctctcgcGATCTATATCTTCAGTTCAGACCGATCAGAAATCAACTATG TTCTGCAAAATACCATCTCGGGCGGCGTCACCATCAACGATGTTCTAATGCACTATGGCGTACCAGGCGCACCATTCGGCGGTGTAGGTGATTCAGGCCAAGGTTACTATCACGGCAAATACGGGTTCATGGCCTTTACCCACCAGAGGACTATCTTGGAGATGCCAACTTGGATGGATAAGCTCATGGCATTTCGATATCCTCCTTTTGATATGAAGAACATGAGCAACTTTGTAGTCAAGAACAACTTGGGATTCCGTCGAGGAGAGACGATGGAGGATCAGGTGGTCGGGGGTAGTCGATCATGGCTTTGGGCAGCAACTGGAGTCTTGGTCGCTTCTGCGATTGGAGTCGTTGTGAAGAACCGTCAGAACGTTCATGAACTATTTTTGTAA